The Chryseobacterium suipulveris genome window below encodes:
- a CDS encoding helicase-related protein, with translation MSETSYLNHPSSEISVIEGTKNELIVFHSNNDKDSFLELLKLNNQNNGRTLVTVNSGENIEKFVDRFKNYDGKIFLCLTGDDDGNRSTQKILNEFQNKNIKDIRLLYGISKNGNQNLEEYLKNKLQVQEKNTTLVEQKTIRNEDDGTQSEGISDTQHLGAELSQRNSGESNQRSKPKQNGNHFGGQAVDGNHAGNGLEDTIWKHLVGKPERGPVDGTQPQNAAKNEGAEHSLGGIVSGRNVSNRIAEIVKTSTQNNEVLGVLISKYKGQKLTNEQVAEVVSAACFVSSDKQVKLKESLNITEDLKEICHQFKSGGTAKEGRGILDEYYTDSRIVDAVRNLIKDQFKNRQEISVLEPSVGTGNFLYAVKELGIKSNITAFEINETTAKIAKILHPEAHIHLRSFETEFIDEKGNKKEFAEKYDLVIGNPPYGDHRGLYKGLGEEPKISKYEDYFVKRSLDSLKPNGVVAMVLPSGWLNRQAQLKNADILEGFRLPNGAFAGTQVGTDIIILQKNSQKISTDISNYFEKHPDRILGETREKTNRFGRLENYVYGNLEDALSRIEQLKNKKQTERIGNLFEDLFLEVDQPKGESKSKTLEKTIPAKTEEIDLSETKDKIEQVLSRLNEVKFKSPAIEKEIEKYSKLQSQIFDNPKDFSKDQINEIHRKADKIIQSHSEKNAEYRIQTKPEIKKGILKYQFLKADEVVNASLQNSTDITKEQIEAFRDTSYDGTLNNHGKHYQFANYIDGNWVHDFYYGEGNIYKKLEQLKIDFKDKFSVGGTENQYEKQKSLLESVLPKPKTLDEISISPNHEFVHQFDFGTVEKERWNQNTRQTETATVPYNLAEKFKDFVGTLSSEAFAGSSSWEVRSFVDNENVTGSDKERNALVRERRKAAANDLFQKFLREELSDDLRERFVKDFNRNYNNLSVPDYSKFPLFSKIHLNFKGRELRLTEVQKAGIGRQTTKGVGLLAHEVGFGKTLSGILSMHEAMERGNAKRPLIVVPNDSILKQWVETIFETIPEAKVNVLGNLGKDFDLSKFDNKDGEITIVTYEGFNNIGFSENITQNLASKFSYISENELRSVNTISERDFQKELEKEKELVGKMKRGKIYDWEDFGFDHLTYDEVHNANHIVGKVRIEDRRFASDFRNQNQQTSKLGINTWMAAQYIQEKNDGRNVTLLSATPFTNKPLEYYSILSLIANKRLEESGYFNVNTFFETFMEADNDMEIDAKGDVKFKANVRRFKNNSLFQQLLSEFIDIKGEEDNPELVRPNRINKEYKIEQNYLTSEQYEMLNENFTETQKGAILTHILNARLIAISPYLSPYYEGEEPSLEEFIEDSPKLKQTMDLIRQNKNDIPDSGQIIYSELAVSEFLKLREYLVREVGYKPEEVGVITGATSKPNRLKIQDDFNSGKIKVVIGSEAIQEGMNLQENTTDIYMLSLPYNFTSLRQVEGRAWRQGNRNENVRINFMLTNDSIDVFMLQKLQSKQARYLEAMKKGADVLDISDISTQELKTAIITNPETRANIEIELMKKQIETEKNKFLADSAFVLRKYDSFIKIQEEVTKAQHNYNRILGYSKEEGDNAEYWKNQLPFYQKTIDLTKEKVQEEIDILSQKGVNVTEIEQQTKITEDKIAELDKRLEDLPNVREGLVEKYREEKEMQLKINETGNYLGERAIENVLLFNKNNSERINIAIERLDVQKEAEKEYYKIGR, from the coding sequence GTGAGTGAGACATCCTATTTAAACCATCCTAGTTCAGAAATTTCCGTTATCGAGGGAACTAAAAACGAACTGATTGTCTTTCACAGCAATAACGACAAAGATTCCTTTTTGGAACTTTTAAAACTGAACAATCAGAACAATGGCAGAACCCTTGTAACGGTCAATTCAGGAGAAAATATCGAAAAGTTTGTCGATAGGTTCAAAAACTACGACGGAAAGATATTTCTGTGTCTAACCGGTGATGATGACGGAAATAGGTCTACACAAAAAATCCTCAATGAATTTCAAAATAAAAATATCAAGGACATCCGCCTGCTGTATGGAATTTCTAAAAATGGGAACCAAAACCTGGAAGAATATTTAAAAAATAAACTCCAAGTTCAAGAGAAAAATACTACTTTAGTTGAACAAAAAACGATAAGAAATGAAGACGATGGAACTCAATCCGAAGGAATTTCCGACACTCAGCACTTGGGAGCCGAACTTTCTCAACGAAATTCTGGAGAATCTAACCAAAGAAGCAAACCCAAGCAAAACGGAAATCACTTTGGAGGACAAGCTGTGGACGGCAACCATGCTGGAAATGGACTTGAAGACACAATCTGGAAGCATCTGGTCGGAAAACCAGAGCGAGGACCCGTTGACGGAACACAACCGCAAAATGCTGCAAAAAATGAGGGAGCAGAACATTCCTTGGGCGGAATCGTATCCGGGAGAAATGTATCCAATAGAATAGCAGAAATAGTAAAAACATCTACTCAAAACAATGAGGTATTAGGGGTTCTTATTTCAAAATATAAAGGTCAAAAACTGACCAATGAACAAGTTGCGGAAGTTGTTTCCGCCGCTTGTTTTGTTTCCAGCGATAAGCAAGTTAAACTCAAGGAAAGTCTTAACATTACCGAGGATTTAAAAGAGATCTGTCATCAATTCAAAAGTGGCGGAACAGCTAAAGAAGGCAGGGGAATTTTGGATGAATACTACACCGATTCAAGGATTGTAGATGCCGTCAGAAATTTAATCAAAGACCAGTTTAAGAACAGGCAGGAAATTTCGGTATTGGAACCCAGCGTTGGAACGGGAAATTTTCTGTATGCAGTGAAAGAATTGGGAATCAAGTCCAATATCACTGCCTTTGAAATCAACGAAACCACCGCAAAGATTGCGAAAATCCTTCATCCCGAAGCCCACATCCATCTCCGCTCCTTTGAAACCGAGTTTATCGACGAGAAAGGCAACAAGAAGGAATTTGCCGAAAAATACGATTTGGTTATCGGTAATCCACCCTACGGCGACCATCGCGGATTATACAAAGGTTTGGGAGAAGAACCCAAAATCTCCAAATACGAGGACTATTTTGTCAAAAGGTCTTTAGATTCTCTTAAACCCAATGGAGTTGTGGCAATGGTGCTTCCTTCGGGTTGGTTGAACCGACAAGCCCAACTAAAAAATGCAGATATTTTGGAAGGTTTTCGTCTGCCGAATGGTGCTTTTGCCGGAACTCAGGTAGGAACGGACATTATTATTCTGCAAAAAAATTCCCAGAAAATCTCTACAGATATTTCCAATTATTTTGAAAAACATCCCGACAGGATTTTAGGGGAAACCCGAGAGAAAACCAACCGTTTTGGGAGGTTGGAAAACTATGTCTATGGAAATTTAGAGGACGCCTTATCTAGGATTGAGCAACTCAAAAATAAAAAGCAGACCGAAAGAATTGGAAACCTCTTTGAAGATTTGTTTTTGGAGGTTGATCAACCTAAAGGAGAATCAAAAAGCAAAACTTTAGAAAAAACCATTCCCGCTAAAACAGAAGAAATTGACCTTTCAGAAACGAAAGATAAAATTGAGCAAGTTCTTTCCAGACTTAATGAAGTAAAATTCAAATCTCCCGCGATTGAAAAGGAAATTGAAAAGTATTCCAAACTCCAATCCCAAATTTTTGATAATCCGAAAGATTTTTCGAAAGACCAAATTAATGAAATTCATCGAAAAGCGGATAAAATCATCCAATCACACAGCGAGAAAAATGCGGAATACCGAATTCAGACCAAACCGGAAATCAAGAAAGGGATATTAAAATATCAATTTTTGAAAGCCGATGAAGTGGTGAATGCCTCGCTTCAGAACAGCACCGATATTACCAAAGAACAGATTGAGGCATTTCGGGACACTTCCTACGATGGAACATTAAACAATCACGGAAAGCATTACCAGTTTGCCAACTATATTGACGGAAATTGGGTTCACGATTTCTATTACGGCGAAGGAAATATCTATAAAAAATTAGAGCAACTTAAAATAGACTTTAAAGATAAGTTTTCGGTTGGCGGAACCGAAAATCAGTATGAGAAGCAGAAATCTTTATTGGAAAGCGTCCTTCCAAAACCAAAAACTTTAGATGAAATCTCCATCAGTCCCAACCACGAATTTGTCCACCAGTTTGATTTTGGAACCGTTGAAAAAGAACGCTGGAATCAAAACACGAGACAGACGGAAACCGCAACCGTTCCCTATAACCTTGCTGAAAAATTCAAGGATTTTGTCGGAACACTTTCGAGTGAGGCATTTGCAGGTTCCTCATCTTGGGAGGTCAGAAGTTTTGTAGACAACGAAAACGTTACGGGAAGCGACAAGGAACGGAATGCCTTGGTTCGTGAAAGACGAAAAGCCGCAGCCAATGATTTGTTTCAAAAATTTTTGAGGGAAGAGTTGTCGGACGATTTAAGGGAGCGTTTCGTAAAAGATTTTAACCGAAACTACAACAACCTCTCTGTTCCCGACTATTCAAAATTTCCATTGTTTTCAAAAATCCATTTGAATTTTAAAGGAAGAGAACTGCGCTTAACCGAAGTGCAAAAAGCAGGAATCGGACGACAGACAACCAAAGGTGTTGGATTACTCGCACACGAGGTTGGATTTGGAAAAACATTGTCGGGAATTCTCTCCATGCACGAAGCGATGGAGAGAGGTAACGCAAAAAGACCGCTGATTGTCGTTCCCAATGACAGCATTCTGAAACAGTGGGTGGAAACCATTTTTGAAACCATTCCCGAAGCCAAAGTGAATGTCTTGGGAAATCTCGGAAAAGACTTCGACCTCTCAAAATTCGACAACAAGGATGGGGAAATCACCATCGTCACTTACGAGGGTTTTAACAATATCGGTTTTTCTGAAAATATTACCCAAAATCTGGCTTCCAAGTTCTCCTATATTTCAGAAAATGAATTAAGAAGTGTAAACACCATCAGCGAAAGGGATTTTCAGAAAGAACTGGAAAAAGAAAAAGAACTGGTGGGTAAAATGAAGCGTGGCAAGATTTACGATTGGGAAGACTTTGGTTTTGACCATCTGACTTATGACGAAGTCCACAACGCGAACCATATCGTAGGAAAAGTAAGAATAGAAGACCGCCGATTTGCTTCAGACTTTAGAAATCAAAACCAGCAGACTTCAAAGTTGGGTATCAATACTTGGATGGCTGCGCAATACATCCAAGAAAAGAACGACGGTAGAAATGTTACCTTGCTTTCTGCAACGCCATTTACCAATAAACCACTGGAATATTATTCTATTCTCTCCTTGATTGCGAACAAGAGATTAGAAGAATCGGGCTACTTCAATGTGAATACCTTCTTTGAAACCTTTATGGAGGCAGACAACGACATGGAGATTGACGCAAAAGGTGATGTGAAATTCAAGGCGAATGTTCGACGTTTTAAAAACAATTCGCTGTTTCAGCAACTTTTATCTGAATTTATTGATATCAAAGGCGAAGAAGACAATCCAGAATTGGTGCGGCCCAACCGAATCAACAAGGAATATAAGATTGAGCAGAACTATTTAACGAGTGAGCAATACGAAATGCTCAATGAAAACTTTACCGAAACCCAAAAAGGGGCAATTCTTACGCATATCCTTAATGCCCGTTTGATTGCGATTTCACCATATCTTTCTCCCTATTATGAAGGAGAAGAACCGTCTTTAGAAGAGTTTATAGAGGATTCTCCGAAACTAAAACAAACGATGGATTTGATTCGGCAGAACAAAAACGACATTCCGGATTCGGGACAGATTATCTACTCTGAATTAGCTGTTTCGGAATTTCTGAAACTAAGGGAATATTTGGTACGGGAGGTCGGCTACAAACCGGAAGAAGTCGGAGTCATCACCGGAGCAACCAGCAAACCAAACCGTTTAAAGATTCAGGACGATTTCAATTCCGGAAAAATAAAGGTGGTCATCGGAAGCGAGGCGATTCAGGAAGGAATGAACCTTCAGGAAAATACGACGGATATTTACATGCTTTCTCTTCCGTACAACTTTACCTCTCTACGGCAAGTGGAAGGTCGTGCTTGGCGACAAGGAAATAGGAACGAAAATGTAAGAATCAACTTTATGTTGACCAATGACAGCATTGATGTCTTTATGCTTCAAAAATTGCAATCCAAACAGGCAAGATACTTGGAGGCAATGAAGAAGGGAGCCGATGTTTTGGATATTTCTGACATCAGCACGCAGGAACTGAAAACCGCCATTATCACGAATCCCGAAACCAGAGCGAATATAGAAATTGAACTGATGAAAAAGCAAATTGAAACCGAAAAAAATAAATTTTTGGCTGATTCTGCTTTTGTGCTTCGAAAATATGACAGTTTTATTAAAATTCAGGAAGAAGTAACTAAAGCGCAACATAACTACAACCGAATCTTAGGCTATTCCAAGGAAGAGGGCGACAATGCCGAATACTGGAAAAACCAGCTTCCATTTTATCAAAAAACGATTGATTTGACAAAGGAGAAAGTCCAAGAGGAAATTGATATTCTTTCTCAAAAAGGCGTGAATGTGACGGAGATTGAACAGCAGACAAAAATTACTGAAGATAAGATTGCTGAATTGGATAAAAGGTTGGAGGATTTGCCTAATGTTCGGGAGGGATTGGTTGAGAAGTATAGGGAGGAGAAGGAAATGCAGTTGAAAATTAATGAGACTGGAAATTATTTAGGGGAGCGAGCAATTGAAAATGTGCTCTTATTTAATAAAAATAATTCCGAACGGATTAATATAGCTATAGAAAGACTGGATGTGCAAAAAGAAGCTGAAAAAGAATATTACAAAATAGGGAGATAA
- a CDS encoding TlpA family protein disulfide reductase yields the protein MKRIIVLVNIFVTVSVAAQFNVSIEVPADFTPKEVYLYSLNGSKDILNSRETRKGNSWQIKVSKPYTGMMKLYFPEENISLNFISENKDVKMRLEVAKNKVSNVIYLDESNAKMNELQDIQQKKEYILPALYQIKEYYKGKENFGKALETEILRLSQGIGDMSKYPFVNFYQTNYANFVEKNPTRKSPTHDDIIKFLTNSNEMLETSSLLRPVLVSYLNIGPNTNLTSDIDKLLKAVNTETPRGQTVLSELIEVFDTYGMQDLKDKYLTEAKNLKCTINDRLAKTIETNKNTEIGARFPDYTFNRPSNTTAKSIHGVKADRKIIVFWSSTCSHCEAELPKIIEKYSSIKKQNWEVIALSLDSEKTAYENKVKSLPWINDTELRGWYSSYGETYNVHATPTYFVLDSANKIIAKPEHASDLITYLKLN from the coding sequence ATGAAAAGAATTATAGTACTCGTCAATATCTTCGTCACTGTTTCTGTGGCTGCTCAGTTTAATGTAAGTATAGAAGTCCCAGCAGATTTTACTCCCAAGGAAGTTTACCTTTACTCGCTGAATGGCTCGAAAGATATCCTTAACAGTAGAGAGACAAGAAAAGGAAACTCTTGGCAGATAAAAGTCTCGAAACCTTACACGGGAATGATGAAACTCTACTTTCCAGAAGAGAATATCTCACTTAATTTTATTTCGGAAAACAAGGATGTTAAGATGAGGTTGGAGGTTGCCAAAAACAAAGTAAGCAACGTGATCTACCTTGACGAGAGCAATGCGAAAATGAACGAACTACAGGATATACAGCAGAAAAAGGAGTATATTTTACCCGCGCTCTATCAGATCAAGGAGTATTATAAAGGGAAAGAAAACTTTGGTAAAGCACTCGAAACAGAAATTCTTCGGCTTTCACAAGGAATCGGTGATATGAGCAAATATCCTTTTGTGAATTTTTATCAAACCAACTATGCCAATTTTGTTGAAAAAAACCCTACAAGAAAGTCACCGACACATGATGATATTATTAAGTTCTTGACCAACTCCAACGAAATGCTTGAAACATCCTCTCTTTTGAGACCGGTTCTGGTTTCATATCTTAATATTGGTCCTAACACTAACCTCACTTCCGACATCGACAAACTGCTGAAAGCCGTTAATACGGAAACTCCTCGCGGACAAACGGTCTTATCAGAATTGATAGAGGTTTTTGACACCTACGGAATGCAGGATCTGAAAGATAAATATTTGACAGAAGCAAAAAATCTAAAATGTACGATTAACGACAGGTTGGCCAAAACTATCGAGACTAATAAAAACACTGAGATAGGCGCCCGCTTTCCAGACTATACTTTTAACCGGCCTTCAAATACTACTGCCAAATCAATCCATGGAGTGAAAGCCGACAGAAAAATCATTGTTTTCTGGTCGTCAACATGCTCACATTGTGAAGCCGAGCTACCCAAGATTATTGAGAAATACAGCAGCATAAAAAAACAAAACTGGGAGGTAATCGCTCTTTCTTTGGACAGTGAAAAAACTGCTTACGAAAATAAAGTGAAGAGTCTGCCTTGGATTAATGATACGGAATTAAGAGGGTGGTACAGTTCCTACGGTGAAACATACAACGTGCACGCAACGCCTACCTATTTTGTACTCGACTCGGCAAATAAGATTATTGCAAAACCTGAGCACGCATCTGATCTGATTACTTATCTTAAGCTCAATTAA
- a CDS encoding signal peptidase: MKVINKVIFLFIFFLGFIFVAAENPPAPLPPGGGGGGVGPGAPDASLDMYLYILIGIAMIIIMASNKIHNFLPEKK; encoded by the coding sequence ATGAAAGTTATTAATAAGGTTATATTTTTATTCATCTTTTTTCTGGGATTTATTTTCGTTGCGGCAGAAAATCCGCCAGCTCCCTTACCGCCAGGTGGTGGAGGTGGAGGTGTTGGACCTGGAGCTCCGGATGCTTCACTGGACATGTATCTCTATATCTTAATCGGCATTGCGATGATAATAATAATGGCATCAAATAAAATTCATAATTTTTTACCAGAAAAAAAATAA
- a CDS encoding T9SS type A sorting domain-containing protein, which translates to MKTKIWILGLLALSYLVGAQVLTHVDQNAIFYIGENALVYNGGGAQSKGNGRYDIHGNMMVVGSGSDVLKTLDATGGNKTDGGNIILRLNDPANHSSADNPSTYGQLYINGLSQNSITAVVDKEYRTASNGTYQQIALPFFQKQISSLSGSANSIGTFGKTFTNARWSKNEVLTWNNAIAVSDNLSIWANTQKNTTYYMFGALNFDSGNPPASMPTISPTPTGAVYTIKGVPFANGISEPLQNAALGINFGIGGNNRNKYNEKYNTYLQDNWDEQVNPSNPWSVPTFGRNIYQFGNPYFTNLDLGFIGLVESAAITDNNAISAIQGIRYDPGSVVTLPTGSTYSIAAKFVNFTTGVNPAPTGDVGLIIKPMQTFVLKLRNNDAEISGNRTLNFDNLRRFSNIPRLDQTSYSVTASRPGQLVDTVKQLGVIGLDENGKELARAYYVVYPTAITGHTSQPTVQSTLGSSNIMGTFEEDPVNGGYDTNYSNLYWLYINEANETDFFAKAVPLALYNTSIKSLKFEIRENAQLLPDGAKDLSTGIGFHYKAANGDILDIAQNQIIPVTTDQYSLYYGKSTTVLDTEGAAKPSRTMVAYNQMIDSFFLRFDPDWKKADVKVFDMSGKLVLSQDGVAANRDFVLDIPRVSASYIVTAVSDKGEKISAKIIR; encoded by the coding sequence ATGAAAACGAAAATTTGGATATTAGGGCTTCTTGCCTTAAGCTACTTAGTGGGTGCGCAAGTCCTCACCCATGTTGACCAAAATGCAATTTTCTACATCGGTGAGAACGCCTTAGTTTATAACGGAGGCGGTGCTCAAAGTAAGGGCAACGGAAGATACGACATTCACGGAAACATGATGGTTGTTGGATCTGGTTCAGACGTTCTGAAGACGTTGGATGCTACGGGAGGAAACAAAACGGATGGAGGAAACATCATCCTGCGTTTAAACGATCCTGCAAATCACTCTTCTGCAGATAACCCATCAACTTACGGCCAACTTTATATTAATGGCCTTTCGCAAAATTCAATTACGGCAGTTGTAGATAAGGAATATCGTACTGCGAGTAACGGAACATATCAACAGATTGCGTTGCCTTTCTTCCAAAAACAAATTTCCTCGCTATCTGGAAGTGCAAATTCGATCGGAACTTTTGGTAAAACATTTACCAATGCACGCTGGAGTAAAAATGAAGTCCTTACATGGAACAATGCTATAGCGGTATCTGATAATTTAAGTATTTGGGCTAATACGCAGAAAAACACAACTTACTACATGTTTGGAGCGCTGAATTTTGATTCAGGGAATCCACCTGCATCAATGCCGACAATTTCTCCAACACCGACCGGGGCGGTTTACACCATTAAGGGAGTTCCTTTCGCAAATGGAATTTCAGAACCATTACAAAACGCAGCTCTGGGAATCAACTTTGGAATAGGTGGTAACAACCGAAATAAGTATAACGAGAAGTACAACACTTACCTGCAAGACAATTGGGATGAGCAGGTCAATCCATCGAATCCTTGGTCTGTACCAACTTTTGGCAGAAACATCTACCAGTTTGGGAATCCCTACTTTACCAATTTAGACTTAGGTTTTATAGGACTTGTTGAATCAGCTGCTATTACTGATAATAACGCAATTAGTGCAATACAGGGAATTCGTTATGATCCCGGCTCAGTAGTTACGCTTCCAACCGGAAGTACCTATTCTATCGCCGCAAAATTTGTGAATTTTACCACAGGGGTTAATCCAGCTCCTACTGGTGATGTAGGTTTGATTATCAAGCCAATGCAAACTTTTGTTCTTAAACTTAGGAATAATGACGCAGAAATTTCTGGGAACCGAACTTTGAATTTTGATAATCTGAGACGTTTCAGCAATATTCCGAGACTGGACCAAACAAGTTATTCTGTAACAGCATCAAGACCCGGCCAACTAGTAGATACGGTAAAACAACTTGGCGTAATCGGTTTGGATGAAAATGGGAAAGAGCTAGCGAGAGCTTATTATGTGGTTTATCCTACCGCAATTACCGGACATACTAGTCAGCCAACGGTTCAGTCAACTCTTGGAAGTTCAAACATTATGGGGACTTTTGAAGAGGATCCTGTAAATGGTGGATACGATACTAATTATTCAAATCTTTACTGGCTATACATTAATGAGGCAAATGAAACTGATTTCTTTGCAAAAGCTGTTCCTTTAGCTCTGTATAACACCAGTATCAAATCTCTGAAATTTGAAATCAGAGAGAATGCGCAGTTGTTACCTGATGGAGCTAAAGATTTATCCACTGGCATCGGTTTTCACTATAAAGCTGCTAACGGAGATATTTTAGATATTGCACAGAATCAGATCATCCCGGTTACCACTGACCAATACAGCTTATATTACGGTAAATCAACAACTGTTTTGGATACGGAAGGTGCTGCAAAACCGTCCCGAACAATGGTTGCTTATAATCAAATGATCGACAGTTTCTTCCTTAGATTTGATCCTGACTGGAAAAAAGCCGACGTGAAGGTTTTTGATATGAGCGGTAAACTCGTACTATCTCAAGATGGTGTCGCTGCAAACAGGGACTTTGTTTTGGATATCCCAAGAGTAAGCGCTTCCTACATTGTAACGGCAGTTTCTGATAAGGGTGAAAAAATTAGTGCGAAGATTATTAGATAG
- the clpX gene encoding ATP-dependent Clp protease ATP-binding subunit ClpX, whose protein sequence is MNPNQCSFCGRKRKEVQMLVSGSDGYICESCIEQAHNIVKESNVKSGFSPAEKIEDLKKPREIKEFLDQYVIGQDQAKKQLSIAVYNHYKRLLHAQNENREVEIEKSNIIMIGETGTGKTLLAKTIARELNVPFCIVDATILTEAGYVGEDVESILSRLLMVADYDVEKAEKGIVFIDEIDKIARKSDNPSITRDVSGEGVQQGLLKLLEGSIVNVPPQGGRKHPDQKYIQVNTQNILFIAGGAFDGIKEIIERRLNKQAIGFSAEKLNKVEEEQYILSQINAIDLRKFGLIPELLGRFPIVTYLDKLTKETMIKIMKEPKNSVVNQFVELFKMDGVRLEFTDESIERIVEETIDKGLGARGLRGTTEKVLEDYMFDITAKKDIILTKSNIKL, encoded by the coding sequence ATGAATCCAAACCAATGCTCGTTTTGCGGCCGGAAGAGAAAGGAAGTTCAGATGCTGGTTTCCGGTAGTGACGGGTATATCTGCGAAAGCTGCATCGAGCAGGCGCACAATATTGTTAAGGAAAGCAATGTGAAAAGTGGTTTTTCGCCTGCTGAGAAAATCGAAGACCTTAAGAAACCAAGAGAGATCAAGGAATTTCTTGACCAATACGTAATCGGGCAGGATCAGGCGAAAAAGCAACTGTCGATCGCGGTTTATAACCATTACAAAAGGTTGCTGCATGCGCAGAACGAAAACCGGGAGGTAGAGATCGAGAAATCGAACATCATCATGATTGGTGAGACTGGAACCGGAAAAACACTTTTGGCAAAAACCATCGCGAGAGAGCTTAATGTTCCGTTCTGTATCGTAGATGCCACCATCTTAACCGAAGCTGGATATGTGGGCGAAGATGTGGAAAGTATTCTTTCGCGTTTGTTGATGGTTGCGGATTATGATGTGGAAAAAGCCGAAAAAGGAATAGTTTTCATCGATGAGATTGACAAAATTGCGAGGAAATCAGACAATCCAAGTATTACGAGAGACGTGTCGGGAGAAGGAGTTCAACAGGGTTTGCTGAAGCTGTTGGAAGGAAGCATCGTCAACGTTCCGCCACAAGGTGGAAGAAAACATCCTGATCAAAAATACATCCAGGTCAATACGCAGAATATCCTTTTTATTGCAGGTGGAGCTTTTGACGGAATTAAGGAAATCATTGAAAGACGGCTGAATAAGCAGGCAATCGGTTTCAGTGCAGAGAAATTAAATAAGGTTGAAGAGGAGCAATACATTCTGAGTCAGATCAACGCGATTGATTTGCGGAAATTCGGACTGATTCCCGAACTTTTGGGAAGATTTCCAATTGTAACCTACCTTGATAAGTTGACAAAAGAAACCATGATTAAAATCATGAAAGAACCTAAAAACTCAGTTGTTAATCAGTTTGTAGAACTCTTTAAAATGGATGGAGTACGATTGGAATTTACTGATGAATCTATAGAAAGAATTGTTGAAGAGACTATAGATAAGGGACTTGGCGCAAGGGGTTTGCGGGGAACAACCGAAAAGGTTTTGGAAGATTATATGTTTGACATCACAGCAAAAAAAGACATCATATTAACAAAAAGTAATATTAAACTCTGA
- a CDS encoding HIT family protein, with translation MSSIFTKIVKGEIPSYKVAEDERHLAFLDIMPIAKGHTLVIPKQETDLIFDLENEDFKELWGFAQEVGKKMKKAFPEQRIAVAVVGLEVPHAHIHLIPINKMEDMNFKNVRLKFSDEEYGEIQNLIKSS, from the coding sequence ATGAGTTCCATTTTTACGAAAATAGTGAAGGGTGAGATTCCTTCCTATAAAGTTGCAGAAGATGAAAGGCATCTCGCTTTTCTCGACATCATGCCGATTGCGAAAGGACATACGCTGGTTATTCCAAAACAGGAAACCGATCTTATTTTCGATCTTGAAAATGAGGATTTCAAAGAACTTTGGGGTTTTGCTCAGGAAGTTGGCAAGAAAATGAAGAAGGCGTTTCCTGAGCAGCGAATCGCTGTTGCGGTAGTCGGGCTTGAAGTACCTCATGCGCACATCCACCTGATTCCCATTAACAAAATGGAGGACATGAATTTCAAGAATGTCCGTCTGAAGTTTTCTGATGAAGAATATGGCGAAATCCAGAACCTCATCAAGAGCTCGTAA
- the greA gene encoding transcription elongation factor GreA has protein sequence MASYVTKEGLDKMKQELEQLETIERPKITQQIAEARDKGDLSENAEYDAAKEAQGMLEMKISKLKDLIVNSKVINENQLDTSKVSILTTVRLKNNATKKEQQFTLVPDNESDLKSGKISVNTPIAKGLLGKIVGDTADIDLPNGNKLSFEVLEISL, from the coding sequence ATGGCAAGTTATGTAACCAAAGAAGGTTTAGACAAAATGAAGCAGGAGCTTGAGCAACTCGAAACCATCGAAAGACCAAAAATTACACAGCAGATTGCTGAAGCAAGAGATAAAGGCGACCTTTCTGAAAATGCGGAATACGACGCGGCAAAAGAAGCACAGGGAATGTTGGAGATGAAGATTTCTAAACTGAAGGATTTAATCGTGAATTCTAAAGTCATCAACGAAAACCAGCTCGACACCTCGAAAGTTTCGATCCTTACAACGGTTCGTCTCAAGAATAACGCAACAAAAAAGGAGCAGCAGTTTACATTGGTTCCAGACAACGAAAGCGATCTGAAATCTGGAAAGATCTCTGTAAACACGCCGATTGCAAAAGGACTTCTCGGTAAAATCGTAGGCGACACTGCGGATATCGATTTGCCGAATGGCAACAAACTTTCCTTTGAAGTTTTAGAGATCTCGCTTTAA